The following coding sequences lie in one Panicum virgatum strain AP13 chromosome 6N, P.virgatum_v5, whole genome shotgun sequence genomic window:
- the LOC120678697 gene encoding oxysterol-binding protein-related protein 4C-like produces MELPKKARRRGIDRSAGRRSSEHLRTVAGSWLIPSCSAARAERAREEGSEGIDRRSSSAPAASSLLAPPPDRIILAPRPRAQMVESEGELEAAAVLTPPLALEGGLAAELRPANLAQRVLSLFRNVSPGSDLSHFQLPATFNLPKSQLQMYGEGVYSAGEDLLGRCARGKDSLERLTAVVAWSISTTRPPIFGFAPYNPVLGETHHVSRGPLNVLLEQVSHRPPVSALHATDAAGDVRLVWCQSPVPRFHSASIEAAVRGRRELRLARHAERYELDCPNLLIRFLPAPSVEWAGDVRVVCADSGLEAQLSYCRTRSFLGFGGDARCVRGRIFRSASRDETIYEVDGSWDRTVSLKDVAAGEVSVLYDAQRAIGNLTTPVVQDHKGVAPSESAVVWGEVSDALLKEDWEKARQAKRRVEDEARKLAKERNDKGEVWTPKHFSLSQNKNGEWECWPLEESVPPAPIVVPS; encoded by the exons ATGGAGCTGCCAAAGAAAGCAAGGCGAAGGGGGATCGATCGatcggcggggaggaggagctcTGAACATCTTCGCACCGTCGCGGGCAGCTGGCTTATTCCTAGCTGCAGCGCGGCACGCGCGGAAAGAGCTAGGGAGGAGGGATCGGAGGGGATCGATCGGCGGTCGTCATCCGCGCCGGCGGCTAGCAGCTTGCTTGCTCCTCCACCGGACCGGATCATCCTCGctccccgcccgcgcgcccaaatg GTGGAGTCGGAGGGCgagctcgaggcggcggccgtgctgacgccgccgctggcgctggaGGGCGGcctcgcggcggagctccgcccGGCGAACCTCGCCCAGCGGGTGCTCAGCCTCTTCCGCAACGTCAGCCCGGGATCCGACCTCTCGCACTTCCAG CTGCCAGCGACGTTCAACCTGCCCAAGTCGCAGCTCCAGATGTACGGCGAGGGCGTGTACAGCGCCGGCGAGGACCTCCTCGGGCGGTGCGCCCGGGGCAAGGACAGCCTGGAGCGCCTCACGGCGGTGGTGGCCTGGAGCATCTCCACGACGCGGCCCCCCATCTTCGGGTTCGCGCCCTACAACCCGGTGCTCGGGGAGACGCACCACGTGTCCCGCGGCCCCCTCAACGTCCTCCTCGAGCAGGTCTCCCACCGCCCGCCCGTCTCGGCGCTGCACGCCACCGACGCCGCCGGGGACGTGCGCCTCGTCTGGTGCCAGAGCCCCGTCCCCAGGTTCCACAGCGCCAGCATCGAGGCCGCGGTGCGCGGCCGCCGGGAGCTGCGCCTCGCCCGCCACGCCGAGCGCTACGAGCTCGACTGCCCCAACCTGCTCATCCGGTTCCTCCCGGCGCCGTCCGTCGAGTGGGCCGGCGACGTCCGCGTCGTCTGCGCCGACTCCGGGCTCGAGGCCCAGCTCAGCTACTGCCGGACCCGCTCCTTCCTTGGCTTCGGCGGCGACGCCAGGTGCGTCAGGGGCAGGATCTTCCGCTCGGCGTCGCGGGACGAGACGATCTACGAGGTCGACGGGTCCTGGGACAGGACCGTCTCGCTCAaggacgtcgccgccggcgaggtctccGTGCTGTACGACGCCCAGCGAGCCATTGGTAACCTCACCACGCCGGTCGTTCAAGACCACAAG GGCGTGGCGCCGTCGGAATCCGCCGTGGTGTGGGGCGAGGTCAGCGACGCGCTCCTGAAGGAGGACTGGGAGAAAGCCCGGCAGGCGAAGCGGCGGGTGGAGGACGAGGCGAGGAAGCTCGCCAAGGAGAGGAACGACAAGGGGGAGGTCTGGACGCCCAAGCACTTCTCCCTGTCGCAGAACAAGAACGGCGAGTGGGAGTGCTGGCCCTTGGAGGAGTCGGTGCCGCCGGCTCCCATTGTCGTCCCTTCATGA
- the LOC120678699 gene encoding 30S ribosomal protein S16-2, chloroplastic/mitochondrial-like has product MVVRIRLARFGCRNRPFYRLMAADSRSPRDGKHLEVLGYYNPLPGKDGGKRMGLKFDRVKYWLSVGAQPTDPVERILFRAGILPPPPMLAMAHKGGPRDRQLIDPMTGHPLDIYGLTIVDDPNAPDGENGASIEKTA; this is encoded by the exons ATGGTCGTGCGGATCCGGCTGGCCCGGTTTGGATGCCGGAACAGGCCCTTCTACCGGCTGATGGCCGCCGACAGCCGCTCCCCGCGCGACGGCAAGCACCTCGAGGTGCTCGGATACTACAACCCGCTCCCCG GGAAGGATGGTGGCAAGAGGATGGGGTTAAAATTTGACCGTGTGAA GTATTGGTTGTCGGTTGGGGCACAGCCAACAGATCCTGTTGAGCGCATACTCTTTCGTGCAGGAAttctacctccacctccaatgttaGCTATGGCACACAAGGGCGGGCCTCGGGACAGACAACTTATTGATCCGATGACTGGACACCCTTTGGACATTTATGGTCTCACAATTGTTGATGACCCTAATGCTCCAGATGGTGAAAATGGAGCATCGATTGAGAAGACGGCTTGA
- the LOC120678700 gene encoding uncharacterized protein At4g08330, chloroplastic-like — protein sequence MDQPMDMEMEKKDASSALQRSLSAVTYYCGACGYDLRLRSSDRNTAGIVGGRYGRAARRGVVAFDAIDDARFGHTDEFRCVDVRARRLFVRRTRLLCRKCGATLGFGYDDRGRGADGSKSPRYDIRIHALQPLADADDGDGTAA from the exons ATGGATCAACCGAtggacatggagatggagaagaaGGACGCGTCGTCGGCGCTCCAGAGGAGCCTCTCCGCCGTCACCTACTA CTGCGGCGCGTGCGGGTACGACCTGCGCCTGCGCTCGTCGGACCGGAACACGGCGGGCATCGTGGGCGGCAGGTACGGACGCGCAGCGCGGCGCGGGGTGGTGGCCTTCGACGCCATCGACGACGCGCGGTTCGGCCACACCGACGAGTTCCGCTGCGTCGACGTGCGCGCGCGCAGGCTCTTCGTGCGCCGCACCCGGCTCCTCTGCCGCAAGTGCGGCGCCACCCTCGGCTTCGGCTACgacgaccgcggccgcggcgccgacgGCAGCAAGTCCCCGCGCTACGACATCAGGATCCACGCGCTCCAGCCTCtggccgacgccgacgacggcgacggcacgGCCGCCTAG
- the LOC120678698 gene encoding pathogenesis-related thaumatin-like protein 3.5, protein METPRSCSSPCLLIFVLALSHCCSITTASCSFTISNYCSQPIWPGTLAGAGTPQLPTTGFRLDPGQTVQVPAPAGWSGRLWARTGCAFDAGGQGACQTGDCGGRMECAGTGATPPATLFEVTLGKAAGDLDYYDVSLVDGYNLPVVAVPRARQGAAGGCNATGCMADLNRSCPKELQVDRGGGTVACRSACEAFGQDQYCCSGAYATPTTCRPTAYSSVFKTACPRAYSYAYDDGSSTFTCGNAADYTVAFCLPPSGLQSPGAVPLGSPPAYGQSTSGGTSGAAGSTPPPATDDNGVGSTNPPPPTTDNNGVGSTNPSPPTPSTDNNGVGCTGQPPPAASNGAGTGSTYQPPWMTLSSASTIHDQLWLLLPAVLLFLLWSFSP, encoded by the exons ATGGAAACGCCAAGAAGTTGTAGTTCACCATGCTTGCTGATCTTTGTGCTAGCACTGTCCCATTGCTGCAGCATCACCACGGCGAGCTGCAGCTTCACCATATCCAACTACTGCTCCCAGCCCATCTGGCCGGGgacgctcgccggcgcgggcaCGCCGCAGCTGCCGACGACGGGGTTCAGGCTCGATCCGGGGCAGACCGTGCAggtcccggcgccggcggggtggTCCGGCCGGTTATGGGCGCGCACGGGCTGCGCGTTCGACGCCGGCGGCCAGGGCGCGTGCCAGACCGGCGACTGCGGCGGGCGCATGGAGTGTGCGGGCAccggcgccacgccgccggcgacgctgtTCGAGGTCACGCTGGGgaaggccgccggcgacctggaCTACTACGATGTCAGCCTCGTCGACGGGTACAACCTGCCCGTCGTCGCCGTCCCGCGGGCGCGgcagggcgccgccggcggctgcaACGCCACCGGCTGCATGGCCGACCTCAACCGCT CGTGCCCCAAGGAGCTGCAGgtggaccgcggcggcggcacggtggCGTGCCGGAGCGCGTGCGAGGCGTTCGGGCAGGACCAGTACTGCTGCAGCGGCGCCTACGCGACGCCGACGACGTGCCGACCGACGGCGTACTCGTCCGTCTTCAAGACGGCGTGCCCGCGCGCGTACAGCTACGCCTACGACGACGGCTCCAGCACCTTCACCTGCGGCAACGCCGCCGACTACACCGTCGCCTtctgcctccctccctccgg GTTGCAGAGTCCCGGCGCCGTTCCCCTAGGATCGCCGCCGGCCTATGGACAGAGCACTAGCGGTGGCACCAGCGGCGCTGCTGGCAGCACGCCGCCTCCTGCTACTGACGACAATGGCGTCGGGAGCACCAACCCGCCGCCACCTACTACTGACAACAATGGCGTCGGTAGCACCAACCCGTCGCCTCCTACTCCTAGTACTGACAACAATGGCGTTGGATGCACCGGTCAGCCGCCTCCGGCCGCCAGCAACGGTGCTGGAACTGGAAGCACCTATCAGCCGCCGTGGATGACGCTGTCGTCAGCCAGCACGATACACGACCAGCTGTGGCTCCTGCTGCCTGCAGTGCTCTTGTTCCTCCTCTGGTCATTCTCGCCATGA
- the LOC120677727 gene encoding pentatricopeptide repeat-containing protein DOT4, chloroplastic-like, producing MPTPPLSTISTHHRAPPPWPPPKTATNPRVRTRCGVLVPPAGQALQTAAAAPGPRSTDYPPNRAPSSDVNLQIQRLCRTGDLAEAVRLLGSDGVDVRSYCAVIQLCGEERSLEAGRRAHALLRASGGGTGGIGSVLGKRLVLMYLKCGDLGSARGVFDEMPPQVADVRVWTSLMSAYAKAGDFGEGVLLFRQMHCCGVSPDAHAVSCVLKCIASLGSIMDGEVVHGLLEKLGLGAECAVANALIALYSRCGLMEGAMQVFETMHPRDAISWNSMISGCFSNGWHGRAVDLFGKMWSEGLEISSVTMVSVLPACAELGYDLVGKVVHGYSVKSGLLWDLESLERGIDDVLGSKLVFLYVKCGDMASARRVFDVMSSKSNLHVRNLLIGGYAKAGEFQESLLIFEQMHGLGITPDEHTISCLLKCITSLSRVSDGLVVHGYLVKLGFGAQCAVCNALISFYAKSNRIEDALEVFDGMLHQDIISWNSIISGCTSNGLKSEAVQLFITMWIQGQELDSATLLGVLPACSQSCYWFLGRGLHGYSVKTGLIGETPLANALLDMYSNCSDWHSTNQIFRSMDQKNVVSWTAMITSYTRAGLFDKVAGLLQEMVLDGIRPDVFAVTSALHAFAGDESLKQGKSVHGYVIRNGMEKLLPVTNALMEMYVRCGNIEEARLIFDRVTNKDIISWNTLIGGYSRNNLANESFLLFSEMLLQFKPNAVTMTCILPAAASLSSLERGREIHAYALRRGYLEDNYTSNALVDMYVKCGALLLARLLFDRLTKKNLISWTIMIAGYGMHGCGRDAIALFEEMRSSGVEPDSASFSAILYACCHSGLRNEAWRFFNAMRNEHKIEPKLKHYACIVDLLSHTGNLKEAFEFIESMPIEPDSSIWVSLLHGCRIHRDVKLAEKVADRVFKLEPENTGYYVLLANIYTEAERWEAVKKLKSKIGGRGLRENSGCSWIEVGGKVHVFDADNRNHPQGSRIAGFLDNVTTRMKEEGHDPKKKYALMGANNAVHDEALCGHSSKLAIAFGVLNLSEGRPIRVTKNSRVCSHCHEAAKFISKMCNREIILRDSNRFHRFEGGRCSCRGYC from the coding sequence ATGCCGACGCCTCCGCTCTCCACCATTTCCACCCACCACCGCGccccgccaccatggccgcctccCAAGACCGCCACCAACCCACGAGTGAGAACCCGGTGCGGCGTGCTCGTGCCGCCGGCCGGTCAAGCACTGCAgacggccgccgctgctccagGTCCGAGGAGCACCGACTACCCGCCCAACCGGGCCCCGAGCTCCGACGTGAACCTGCAAATTCAGCGCCTCTGTCGGACGGGCGACCTCGCGGAGGCCGTGAGGCTGCTGGGCTCTGACGGCGTTGATGTGCGCAGCTACTGCGCGGTCATCCAGCTCTGCGGGGAGGAGAGGTCGCTGGAGGCCGGGAGGAGAGCGCATGCCCTGTTGCGCGCGTCCGGCGGTGGAACGGGTGGGATTGGGAGCGTTCTTGGGAAGAGGCTAGTGCTAATGTACCTCAAATGCGGCGATCTGGGCAGTGCGAGAGGGGTGTTTGATGAAATGCCACCTCAGGTCGCCGACGTCCGTGTCTGGACTTCGCTGATGAGTGCGTATGCCAAGGCTGGTGATTTTGGAGAAGGTGTTCTGCTGTTTAGGCAGATGCACTGCTGTGGGGTTAGTCCGGATGCACATGCCGTTTCCTGTGTTCTGAAGTGCATTGCCAGTTTGGGCAGCATCATGGACGGCGAGGTGGTTCATGGATTGCTTGAAAAGTTGGGTCTTGGAGCAGAATGTGCGGTTGCTAATGCTCTCATCGCGTTGTACTCAAGGTGTGGCTTGATGGAGGGTGCGATGCAGgtatttgagactatgcatcCCCGGGATGCCATTTCTTGGAATTCTATGATTAGCGGTTGCTTTTCCAATGGATGGCATGGAAGGGCTGTTGATCTTTTCGGCAAAATGTGGTCTGAGGGTTTGGAGATCAGTTCGGTGACGATGGTCAGTGTTTTGCCTGCTTGTGCGGAGTTAGGTTATGACCTTGTTGGGAAAGTCGTGCATGGATACTCTGTGAAATCTGGATTACTTTGGGATCTTGAATCATTAGAGAGAGGAATAGATGATGTTCTTGGATCAAAACTGGTATTCTTATATGTGAAATGTGGTGATATGGCCTCTGCAAGAAGGGTGTTTGATGTGATGTCATCAAAAAGTAACTTGCATGTGAGGAATCTGTTAATCGGTGGCTATGCAAAGGCTGGTGAATTTCAAGAAAGCCTCTTAATTTTTGAGCAAATGCATGGGCTTGGCATTACCCCAGATGAACACACCATTTCATGCCTTCTGAAGTGCATCACTAGTTTGTCTCGTGTCAGTGATGGCTTGGTGGTTCATGGGTATCTCGTAAAGTTGGGTTTTGGGGCACAGTGTGCAGTTTGCAACGCACTGATATCGTTCTATGCAAAATCAAACAGGATTGAGGATGCACTCGAGGTGTTtgatggaatgcttcatcaggACATCATTTCTTGGAattcaataattagcggatgcaCTTCCAATGGCTTAAAGAGCGAAGCTGTTCAGCTGTTCATAACAATGTGGATACAAGGGCAGGAGCTGGACTCAGCTACGTTGCTAGGTGTTTTGCCAGCTTGTTCTCAGTCATGCTATTGGTTTTTAGGAAGGGGGCTTCATGGCTATTCAGTGAAAACTGGATTGATTGGGGAAACACCTCTTGCTAATGCACTTCTTGATATGTACTCAAATTGCTCAGATTGGCATAGCACGAATCAGATATTCAGAAGTATGGATCAGAAAAATGTGGTGTCATGGACAGCAATGATCACAAGTTATACTAGGGCAGGGCTGTTTGACAAAGTGGCTGGATTACTCCAAGAGATGGTATTGGATGGTATCAGGCCAGACGTCTTTGCAGTCACCAGTGCCCTACATGCATTTGCTGGTGATGAATCCTTGAAACAAGGCAAATCCGTCCATGGATATGTCATCAGAAATGGAATGGAGAAACTTCTTCCTGTTACCAATGCACTTATGGAAATGTATGTGAGATGTGGGAATATTGAAGAAGCACGGTTGATTTTTGATCGTGTGACAAACAAGGATATAATCTCATGGAATACACTGATAGGAGGTTACTCCAGAAATAATCTTGCCAATGAATCCTTCCTTTTGTTCAGTGAAATGTTGCTTCAATTCAAACCTAATGCAGTGACCATGACCTGCATACTTCCTGCTGCTGCAAGCCTTTCATCCTTGGAGCGAGGCAGGGAGATACATGCTTATGCACTACGAAGAGGATATCTGGAAGACAATTATACATCCAATGCACTGGTGGACATGTATGTTAAGTGTGGTGCGTTACTGCTAGCTCGACTTTTGTTTGACCGATTGACTAAGAAGAACCTCATATCTTGGACCATCATGATCGCTGGATATGGCATGCATGGTTGTGGAAGAGATGCCATTGCCCTCTTTGAAGAGATGAGAAGCAGTGGTGTTGAGCCAGATTCAGCCTCTTTCAGTGCCATACTGTATGCTTGCTGCCATTCAGGTCTTAGAAATGAGGCATGGAGATTCTTCAATGCTATGCGAAATGAACACAAAATAGAACCTAAATTGAAGCACTATGCATGCATCGTTGACCTGCTTAGCCATACTGGAAATCTGAAGGAGGCTTTTGAGTTCATTGAGTCAATGCCTATTGAACCTGATTCAAGCATCTGGGTGTCATTGCTGCATGGATGTAGAATTCACAGGGATGTCAAGCTTGCAGAGAAGGTGGCAGACAGGGTATTCAAGCTGGAACCAGAGAACACTGGATACTATGTTCTTCTTGCCAACATCTACACTGAGGCTGAGAGATGGGAGGCTGTCAAGAAGCTTAAAAGCAAGATTGGTGGTCGAGGGCTCCGTGAGAACTCTGGCTGCAGTTGGATTGAGGTTGGAGGCAAGGTTCATGTCTTTGACGCGGATAACCGGAATCACCCACAGGGAAGCAGGATTGCAGGGTTCCTGGATAATGTTACCACAAGGATGAAAGAAGAAGGCCATGATCCTAAGAAAAAGTATGCTCTGATGGGTGCCAACAATGCTGTGCATGATGAGGCACTTTGTGGGCACAGCTCGAAGCTCGCCATCGCATTCGGCGTGCTGAATTTGTCAGAAGGTCGGCCAATCCGCGTGACGAAGAACTCACGGGTTTGTAGCCACTGCCATGAGGCTGCCAAGTTCATATCCAAGATGTGCAACAGAGAAATCATTTTGAGAGATTCAAACAGGTTTCATCGTTTTGAAGGAGGCAGGTGTTCTTGCAGAGGGTACTGCTGA